In Pelosinus sp. UFO1, one genomic interval encodes:
- a CDS encoding LD-carboxypeptidase, with product MDTIPQVKPKRLYPGDTIGIVAPASPGDVEMNKAGMKWLEEQGFRIELGKTVEQIWGYLSGSDADRAADINTMFASPSINAIICLRGGYGTMRLLELLDYPLIRSHPKIFVGYSDITALHTTIGQRTGLVTFHGPMIASDMGKNLPDYTRDSFYRALTSPWPIGSITNPPLSPPPQFLVSGTAQGYLTGGNLSLVVATLGTPYEIDTRGKILCLEEIGEEPYRIDRMLTHLRLAGKLQDAAGIVFAVCADCETEDDPPNFTLQEVLQDRLGDLGKPVLYHLYFGHTADKATLPLGAMAMLGVNGLEVIETATTD from the coding sequence ATGGATACAATTCCTCAAGTAAAACCAAAACGGCTCTATCCAGGAGACACGATCGGTATCGTGGCTCCCGCAAGCCCTGGTGATGTGGAAATGAATAAGGCAGGCATGAAATGGCTAGAAGAGCAAGGCTTTCGTATCGAATTAGGTAAAACCGTTGAGCAGATCTGGGGCTATTTGTCGGGATCGGATGCCGATCGTGCAGCAGATATTAACACCATGTTTGCCTCCCCTAGTATTAATGCTATTATTTGCCTTCGTGGAGGCTACGGAACTATGAGGCTATTAGAGCTTTTAGATTATCCTCTCATTCGGTCTCATCCTAAGATTTTTGTTGGCTACAGTGACATTACCGCCTTACATACCACGATTGGTCAACGAACAGGTCTTGTCACTTTTCACGGCCCTATGATCGCTTCCGATATGGGTAAAAACTTGCCGGATTACACTAGGGATTCTTTTTACCGAGCACTCACTAGTCCATGGCCTATTGGCTCCATTACAAATCCACCCCTTTCTCCTCCACCCCAATTTCTCGTGTCAGGAACAGCACAAGGATACTTAACTGGGGGAAACCTAAGCCTTGTAGTTGCCACTCTTGGAACTCCATACGAAATTGATACCCGTGGAAAAATTCTTTGCCTGGAAGAAATCGGTGAAGAACCCTACCGCATTGATCGTATGTTAACTCACCTAAGACTAGCTGGAAAACTGCAAGATGCAGCAGGCATCGTTTTTGCAGTCTGCGCAGATTGCGAAACCGAGGATGATCCACCTAATTTCACTCTACAAGAGGTACTGCAGGATCGTTTAGGAGACTTAGGAAAACCTGTCCTTTATCATCTATATTTCGGCCATACTGCGGATAAGGCCACTCTCCCATTGGGAGCTATGGCAATGCTAGGTGTTAACGGACTTGAAGTAATTGAAACGGCCACCACAGACTAA
- a CDS encoding ABC transporter ATP-binding protein yields MKNNPLLDVQELSVSFDTYAGEVKAVDHISFQVFPGEALGIVGESGCGKSVTAHSIMQLIPTPPGRYGNGKILFENSDLLKMSETAMAKIRGNEISMIFQDAMTALNPVLTVGMQIVEALQLHQGMNKKDAYTRAVELLRLVGIPSPEQRIKDYPHQFSGGMRQRAMIAMALSCNPKLLIADEPTTALDVTIQAQILDLMKDLQERFNTAIILISHDLGAIAGLCSRILVMYAGKIAEAGTAMDIFHNPQHPYTQGLLQSVPRMDMDKQVLSTVDGQPPDLLQPPRGCLFHPRCPHTMHICLEHAPETTHISQNHSVRCWLQHPDAPGAKGR; encoded by the coding sequence ATGAAAAATAATCCTTTATTAGATGTCCAAGAACTATCCGTATCCTTTGATACCTATGCCGGCGAGGTGAAAGCCGTTGACCATATTAGTTTTCAAGTCTTTCCTGGAGAGGCCCTCGGGATTGTCGGCGAGTCAGGCTGCGGCAAAAGTGTAACGGCCCATTCGATTATGCAGCTGATCCCAACGCCACCTGGTCGTTATGGCAATGGGAAAATACTATTTGAGAACTCTGATTTACTAAAGATGTCAGAAACCGCTATGGCAAAAATTCGTGGCAATGAAATTAGCATGATTTTTCAAGATGCTATGACGGCCCTTAACCCAGTGCTTACTGTAGGGATGCAAATCGTGGAAGCTCTTCAACTACATCAGGGAATGAACAAGAAAGACGCTTACACTCGAGCCGTAGAATTACTACGTTTGGTAGGCATCCCTTCACCAGAACAGCGTATAAAAGATTATCCCCACCAATTTAGTGGTGGCATGAGGCAGCGTGCCATGATCGCTATGGCACTCTCTTGTAACCCTAAACTCTTGATCGCTGACGAACCGACTACTGCCCTCGATGTAACGATCCAAGCGCAAATTCTTGATCTTATGAAAGATCTACAAGAAAGATTTAATACTGCCATTATCTTGATTTCCCACGATCTTGGGGCCATTGCTGGACTCTGCAGCCGAATTCTTGTAATGTATGCAGGTAAAATTGCTGAGGCGGGAACAGCCATGGACATCTTTCATAACCCCCAGCACCCCTATACCCAAGGGCTTTTACAATCGGTGCCGCGCATGGATATGGATAAACAAGTTCTATCTACCGTTGACGGGCAGCCACCTGATCTTTTACAACCACCGCGAGGCTGTCTCTTCCACCCTCGTTGCCCCCATACGATGCATATTTGCCTAGAGCATGCTCCTGAAACTACACATATTAGCCAAAACCACAGTGTGAGATGTTGGTTACAACATCCTGACGCACCAGGGGCAAAGGGGAGGTAA
- a CDS encoding amidohydrolase: protein MDKKTLKEQAIALIDAMAPELREISLFLHNHPELGEQEHQAAKLLRTAAEHQGFKVEQNISGYETAFIATKGSGGPKIAFLAEYDALPELGHACGHNLIAAMSWGAAAAFAAVAGDQAVSYLIGCPAEETSGAKVRMASDGVFDGLKAALIIHPADRNNIGGTSYATHPLRITFRGRPAHVASKTNKGVNALDALIMFYQGIKPLRQTFTQETILAGIITKGGAAPNIVPEEAEAKFTIRALSSHYLEETVIPAVNQLATGVALATGTTVETVHYEPLYKELINAPQLMDLFQDNMTLLGETVTILDPMDAGGSTDVGNVSHQAPTIHPDINIGNNLSAHTPEFAIATGSDYAQERLLVGAKAMVMTAIDLLEE from the coding sequence GTGGATAAAAAAACCTTGAAAGAGCAAGCGATAGCCCTAATTGATGCCATGGCTCCAGAACTTAGAGAAATCAGTCTGTTTTTGCACAATCACCCTGAGCTAGGCGAACAGGAGCACCAAGCCGCTAAGCTGCTTCGTACAGCCGCAGAGCACCAAGGATTTAAGGTAGAACAGAACATTAGCGGCTATGAAACGGCTTTTATTGCTACAAAAGGAAGCGGTGGTCCCAAAATTGCTTTTCTAGCAGAATATGATGCCCTGCCAGAACTAGGTCATGCCTGTGGACACAACTTAATTGCCGCCATGAGTTGGGGAGCGGCTGCCGCATTTGCAGCCGTCGCAGGTGATCAAGCCGTTTCCTATTTAATCGGTTGCCCAGCAGAAGAAACCAGTGGAGCAAAAGTAAGGATGGCCTCCGATGGAGTTTTCGACGGCTTAAAGGCTGCTCTTATTATTCACCCTGCGGACCGTAATAACATAGGCGGTACCTCCTATGCAACCCATCCGCTACGGATCACCTTTCGCGGTCGCCCAGCCCATGTTGCAAGCAAAACCAACAAGGGTGTAAATGCACTGGATGCCCTTATTATGTTTTATCAAGGAATAAAGCCATTGCGCCAAACTTTTACCCAGGAAACAATTTTAGCTGGTATCATTACAAAAGGCGGGGCGGCGCCTAACATCGTACCTGAAGAGGCCGAAGCAAAGTTTACCATAAGGGCTCTATCTTCTCATTACCTAGAAGAAACAGTAATTCCAGCAGTAAACCAATTGGCAACAGGTGTGGCCCTAGCCACTGGAACAACAGTAGAAACTGTGCATTATGAACCTTTATATAAAGAATTGATTAATGCTCCGCAACTTATGGATTTATTCCAAGATAACATGACACTGCTTGGCGAAACAGTAACTATCCTTGACCCAATGGACGCAGGCGGTTCTACCGATGTGGGAAATGTTAGCCACCAGGCCCCTACTATCCATCCCGATATTAACATCGGAAACAACTTGTCCGCTCATACTCCAGAATTTGCAATAGCGACAGGATCTGACTATGCCCAAGAAAGGTTGTTAGTCGGCGCTAAGGCAATGGTAATGACCGCCATTGATCTTTTGGAAGAGTAA
- a CDS encoding ABC transporter ATP-binding protein, whose protein sequence is MKETAILEVRNLKKYFVTQNNFFGRPTSYLKAVDDVSFSIDRGETLGLVGESGCGKSTTGRTIIQLYKPTAGEILFNGKNIDSSTDKKKLRRDMQMIFQDPYASLNPRMTAGDIIGEPLDIHKLVSPKERKERIIDLLQLVGMHSEHMSRFPHEFSGGQQQRIGIARALAVEPSFIICDEPISALDVSIQAQVVNLLERLQKELGLTYLFIAHDLAMVKHISNRVAVMYLGKIVELADSIELYSNPQHPYTQALLSSIPIPDPLVEGKRKRIHLVGDIPSPINPPSGCRFSTRCPHAMSLCSELEPAFVDIGAGHMAACHLLHKL, encoded by the coding sequence ATGAAAGAAACAGCGATTCTAGAAGTACGCAATCTAAAAAAATATTTTGTTACACAAAATAATTTCTTTGGTCGCCCCACTTCCTATTTGAAAGCAGTTGATGACGTAAGTTTTTCTATTGATAGAGGAGAAACCCTCGGACTCGTAGGAGAAAGCGGTTGTGGCAAATCTACCACGGGACGAACGATTATTCAATTATATAAGCCCACTGCTGGTGAAATCTTATTCAATGGAAAGAACATCGATAGCTCCACAGATAAAAAAAAGTTACGACGTGACATGCAGATGATCTTCCAAGATCCTTATGCGTCCTTAAATCCTCGTATGACTGCAGGTGATATAATCGGGGAACCCCTGGACATTCATAAGCTTGTTTCACCCAAAGAACGTAAGGAGCGTATTATTGATCTCTTGCAACTGGTAGGAATGCATTCTGAACACATGAGTCGTTTTCCTCATGAATTTAGCGGTGGCCAGCAGCAGAGAATCGGTATTGCTCGAGCTTTGGCCGTAGAGCCAAGCTTTATTATTTGCGATGAGCCAATCTCTGCTTTAGATGTATCTATCCAGGCTCAAGTCGTGAATCTTTTGGAACGTCTGCAAAAAGAATTAGGCTTAACCTATTTATTCATTGCTCACGATTTAGCCATGGTGAAGCATATTAGCAATCGTGTCGCTGTCATGTACTTAGGCAAAATTGTTGAATTAGCGGATAGCATAGAACTCTATAGCAACCCGCAGCATCCCTATACCCAAGCGTTACTTTCCTCTATCCCGATTCCAGATCCCTTGGTAGAAGGGAAGAGAAAGCGAATTCACCTAGTAGGTGATATACCAAGTCCCATTAATCCGCCCTCTGGCTGCCGATTTTCCACTCGTTGCCCCCACGCTATGTCCCTATGCTCGGAGCTAGAACCAGCTTTTGTTGATATAGGCGCTGGTCATATGGCAGCATGTCATTTACTACATAAATTGTAA
- a CDS encoding glutamate synthase-related protein → MQIIINNYQWLYILLFLLVLLLLGAIFLAKPIMRYIIKRVTNDALGKLLTDDYTQNIAELLPSLTRFSLLNLVEMSLRAQTGKALARPLGSPKHFIGYDNLMFSPRQMTSLSLPESAKINMSVTIGSSAKKPLRIKIPLMIGGMAYGLAMSEESKVALARASKKLGTAANSGEGPFLPEEPGESGKFVLQICCWSWGARTNKQIAVADMLEVKMGQGADVGVSRIEAAEFAGRARVLGGLAPDEPAIVLNAPPGIEKPEDWPRFIEELRQRANGIPIGLKIMATDHLEEELAMAVALGFDAIVIDGCEGGSHATAPIKQDDFGIPSLHALVRAKRFLQDSQMSLIISGGYFTPGQCLKALALGADAIYLATVPLFALGHNQIAKVAPWEPPTTLIYYNSPTKTQLDVDQAATSVANVLTAMVLEMKEAMRALGKKSLKELSAKDLVALDDITAQITGVKSVFDKPIVPAVITKNNNQGKGQQAKQKSEQLSLQELKDEIGIQEFTKAIELNPKYILAHFGLGLAYEKKGLYQDAIRAYGKVIENANLPQDKSWVESAQDRIKELGEKI, encoded by the coding sequence ATGCAAATAATTATAAATAATTATCAATGGTTATATATATTGCTATTTTTATTAGTTCTTTTGTTACTAGGAGCAATTTTTTTGGCGAAGCCGATTATGCGTTATATCATCAAAAGAGTGACAAATGATGCATTAGGCAAACTGCTTACCGATGATTATACGCAAAATATTGCGGAGCTGCTGCCATCACTAACTCGATTTTCTTTATTAAATTTAGTGGAAATGAGTTTGCGTGCCCAAACGGGAAAAGCCTTAGCACGGCCATTAGGATCACCTAAACACTTTATTGGGTATGATAATTTAATGTTTTCTCCACGGCAGATGACCTCCTTATCTTTGCCTGAAAGTGCTAAGATTAATATGAGTGTAACGATCGGCTCTAGTGCAAAAAAACCTCTTAGAATAAAGATTCCTTTGATGATCGGGGGTATGGCCTATGGACTTGCGATGAGTGAAGAGTCTAAGGTTGCATTGGCTAGAGCTTCAAAAAAACTGGGAACTGCAGCCAATTCGGGGGAAGGTCCTTTTTTACCTGAAGAACCAGGAGAATCAGGCAAGTTTGTTCTACAAATCTGCTGTTGGTCATGGGGGGCAAGAACGAATAAACAAATTGCCGTTGCTGATATGTTAGAGGTTAAGATGGGACAAGGAGCAGATGTCGGGGTATCCCGCATAGAGGCTGCGGAGTTTGCTGGCAGAGCACGCGTTTTGGGAGGCTTAGCCCCCGATGAGCCAGCAATAGTCCTTAATGCCCCTCCGGGGATTGAAAAGCCGGAGGATTGGCCTAGATTCATTGAAGAATTGCGACAAAGAGCGAACGGCATTCCCATAGGGCTCAAAATTATGGCGACGGATCACCTAGAAGAGGAATTAGCTATGGCGGTAGCATTAGGGTTTGATGCAATTGTTATTGATGGATGCGAAGGTGGTTCCCATGCAACTGCCCCTATTAAACAAGATGATTTTGGCATACCTAGCCTGCATGCGCTGGTAAGAGCAAAACGTTTTTTACAAGATAGCCAAATGAGCCTGATTATATCAGGGGGTTATTTTACACCCGGTCAATGTCTAAAAGCGTTGGCTTTAGGAGCAGATGCTATTTACTTGGCAACTGTACCTCTTTTTGCCCTTGGACATAATCAAATCGCAAAGGTGGCCCCATGGGAACCACCTACTACGTTGATCTACTACAATTCTCCAACCAAAACACAGCTTGATGTTGATCAGGCAGCCACTAGCGTAGCCAATGTATTGACAGCCATGGTTTTGGAAATGAAGGAAGCAATGCGCGCCTTAGGGAAAAAATCACTAAAAGAACTTAGTGCTAAAGATCTTGTAGCACTTGATGATATAACAGCCCAAATTACAGGCGTAAAAAGCGTGTTTGATAAACCTATTGTGCCAGCGGTAATAACGAAAAATAATAATCAAGGGAAAGGGCAGCAAGCAAAACAAAAGAGTGAGCAGCTTAGTCTTCAAGAACTAAAGGATGAGATTGGAATTCAAGAGTTTACTAAGGCCATTGAACTGAATCCAAAGTATATTCTTGCCCACTTCGGCCTGGGACTAGCTTACGAGAAAAAAGGTTTATACCAAGACGCGATTCGTGCATATGGTAAGGTTATTGAAAATGCCAATCTGCCACAAGATAAAAGTTGGGTGGAATCAGCCCAAGATCGTATTAAAGAGCTCGGCGAAAAGATATGA
- a CDS encoding ABC transporter permease: MQLNNQSFEPILQKGTLATPARPSTTFSQAAWRRLKKNKLAMIGLCTILLIFLLALIGPLLSSGSYSDQNLMQTNKPPSAEHWFGTDSLGRDLFIRVLYGARISLSIGVVASFLNLTIGVFYGGIAGFFGGRVDRVMMNIVDILYGIPVLLYVILLMVVLQPGLTNIFIALGIAYWLNMARIVRGQILSLKEQEYVIAARTIGASNWRILVHHLLPNSMGPIIITMTLAIPEAIFTEAFLSFIGLGVAAPMASWGVLASEGITSLRSYPFQLFFPAMAISITMLAFNFLGDGLRDALDPRVRR; the protein is encoded by the coding sequence ATGCAGCTAAATAATCAATCCTTTGAGCCCATCTTACAAAAAGGTACCCTTGCTACTCCCGCCCGCCCTAGTACCACTTTTAGCCAAGCTGCTTGGCGGCGCCTGAAAAAAAATAAGTTGGCGATGATAGGCCTATGTACAATTCTATTGATTTTCCTACTTGCCCTTATTGGACCCTTATTATCTTCAGGGAGTTACTCCGATCAGAATCTTATGCAGACCAATAAACCTCCTAGTGCCGAGCACTGGTTCGGTACTGACAGCCTTGGGCGAGACTTATTTATCCGTGTCTTGTATGGTGCACGAATCTCATTGTCTATCGGAGTGGTCGCCAGTTTTCTCAACCTTACTATCGGAGTTTTTTACGGTGGGATCGCGGGTTTTTTCGGTGGCCGTGTTGACCGAGTTATGATGAATATTGTTGATATTTTATATGGTATACCTGTTTTGCTCTATGTAATCTTGCTGATGGTCGTCTTACAGCCAGGACTGACGAATATTTTTATCGCCTTAGGTATTGCTTATTGGCTAAACATGGCACGAATTGTTCGTGGGCAAATTTTAAGCTTAAAAGAACAAGAATATGTGATTGCCGCTCGTACCATTGGGGCGAGCAACTGGCGCATTCTTGTTCATCATCTGCTTCCCAATAGTATGGGCCCTATTATTATCACTATGACTCTGGCGATTCCCGAAGCAATTTTTACCGAAGCGTTTTTAAGCTTTATTGGTCTTGGCGTGGCAGCGCCCATGGCAAGCTGGGGAGTACTAGCTTCTGAGGGAATTACCAGTCTAAGATCCTACCCCTTCCAATTGTTCTTTCCCGCTATGGCCATCAGTATTACTATGTTGGCCTTCAATTTCTTAGGGGATGGTTTGCGAGATGCATTAGATCCCCGCGTTCGGCGTTAG
- a CDS encoding ABC transporter permease, with protein sequence MFRYMLNRTFNSLLVLLAIITITFFLMHAIPGGPFTSEKNIPAAVLKNIEERYRLHDPLWKQYIDYLGNLIRFDLGPSFKYGGRTVNDLIRESFPVSLQLGAFSIGLSILMGIPAGAIAALRQNKWQDYTTMLFATLGVSVPSFVLATLLIYVFAIKLALLPAAMWGGFTYAILPAIALAAHPTAFIARLTRSSMLEVLAQDYIKTARAKGLSQSVILYRHALKNALIPVVTYIGPMSASILTGSFIIETIFAIPGLGRHFVTSIYNRDYTVILGVTIFYSVLVIGLNLFVDLIYPLLNPRIKIDGEQGE encoded by the coding sequence TTGTTCCGTTATATGCTAAACCGCACTTTTAATTCTCTTCTTGTATTATTGGCCATTATTACCATCACCTTTTTTTTAATGCATGCCATTCCTGGTGGCCCTTTTACTAGCGAAAAAAATATCCCCGCTGCTGTACTAAAAAATATCGAGGAACGTTATCGGCTTCATGATCCTTTGTGGAAACAGTATATTGACTATTTGGGCAATCTGATTCGATTTGATTTGGGTCCTTCCTTTAAGTATGGGGGACGTACTGTTAATGATCTAATCCGTGAAAGCTTTCCTGTATCTTTACAATTAGGGGCATTCAGCATTGGCTTATCCATTTTAATGGGAATTCCTGCTGGGGCCATAGCAGCTCTTCGCCAAAACAAATGGCAAGATTATACCACAATGCTCTTTGCAACTCTAGGTGTTTCTGTCCCCAGTTTTGTACTTGCTACCTTACTAATTTACGTTTTTGCTATTAAGCTCGCCTTATTGCCAGCAGCCATGTGGGGTGGATTTACTTATGCGATCTTGCCGGCCATTGCCTTAGCCGCACATCCCACGGCCTTCATAGCTCGCCTTACTCGTTCGAGTATGCTGGAAGTTCTTGCTCAGGATTACATTAAGACAGCCCGGGCAAAGGGCTTATCCCAGTCTGTTATCTTATATCGGCATGCACTAAAAAATGCTTTAATTCCCGTCGTTACCTATATCGGACCTATGTCTGCTTCAATATTGACAGGAAGCTTTATTATTGAAACCATCTTTGCGATTCCAGGCCTTGGGCGACATTTTGTTACTAGCATTTATAACCGAGATTATACAGTCATTCTTGGTGTAACAATCTTTTATAGTGTGCTCGTAATCGGTTTAAATTTATTTGTGGATCTTATCTATCCACTGCTCAATCCTCGGATAAAAATTGATGGGGAACAGGGGGAATAA
- a CDS encoding peptide ABC transporter substrate-binding protein has product MSYKKLIGLMLMMVMILLLGVGCSKTSNNEQVLRYALEAEPATLDPAKSTAIPESLVELQLFEGLTRLDAKDQPTLGAAEKWDVSSDGLTYTFYLRSNAKWSNGDPVTAADFEFAWKRALNPELAFENAYMLFPIKNAQAYNEKKLGADALGIKVLNDHTLEVTLEKPTAYFLNLTAFHAFYPVNQKTVAANPDNWANDVTTLIGNGPFKITNWVHSGQLQFAKNDQYWDVAAVKLSKMEWPISDSQSTRLALVENNQADMMVEPPVVEHDRLNQAGLLKISPYLGTYYYVFNTQKAPLDNPKVRKALALAISRESLVKNVIKGSKKPAYSWVAPGLINPATNKDFREEGGNYEVEDVALAKKMLAEAGYPEGKGLPPITLLFNTGEMHKSIAEAIQEMWKQNLGISVTLTNQESKVFLESRHQGEFQIARASWVGDYADPMTFMDVFKDPTNDAKYNNPVYNRVIEQAQSTMDQKVRMQAMHDGEKILFDDGVILPIYYTTQPFVTKPYVKGYFWSVLGLADFKTAFIEK; this is encoded by the coding sequence ATGTCGTATAAAAAACTCATTGGATTAATGCTAATGATGGTAATGATCCTTCTCCTCGGAGTGGGGTGTAGTAAAACGAGCAATAATGAACAGGTGCTTCGCTACGCCTTAGAAGCGGAACCAGCCACTTTAGATCCAGCTAAATCCACAGCCATTCCAGAATCCTTGGTAGAGCTACAACTCTTTGAAGGGTTGACCCGTCTTGATGCCAAAGACCAGCCTACACTAGGTGCAGCAGAAAAATGGGATGTTTCTAGTGATGGGCTTACATATACTTTTTACTTGCGCTCTAATGCCAAATGGTCTAATGGTGACCCTGTCACCGCCGCAGATTTTGAATTTGCTTGGAAACGCGCTTTAAATCCAGAATTAGCTTTCGAAAATGCTTACATGTTATTTCCTATTAAAAATGCCCAGGCCTATAACGAAAAAAAACTAGGGGCCGACGCCCTTGGAATAAAAGTTCTCAATGATCACACCTTGGAAGTAACGTTAGAAAAGCCCACTGCCTATTTCTTGAATTTAACAGCATTTCATGCTTTCTACCCCGTTAATCAAAAGACGGTGGCGGCTAATCCTGACAATTGGGCTAACGATGTTACAACATTAATCGGAAATGGCCCCTTCAAAATTACCAATTGGGTTCATAGTGGGCAGCTTCAATTTGCTAAAAACGATCAATATTGGGATGTAGCAGCCGTAAAATTGTCAAAGATGGAATGGCCAATCAGCGATTCCCAATCAACTCGGCTGGCACTCGTTGAAAATAACCAAGCAGATATGATGGTAGAGCCACCCGTGGTAGAACATGACCGCTTAAATCAAGCTGGTCTCCTCAAAATATCACCTTATCTCGGCACCTACTACTATGTATTTAATACGCAAAAGGCCCCTTTGGATAATCCTAAGGTTCGCAAAGCCCTTGCTTTAGCAATTAGCCGTGAATCACTTGTTAAAAACGTTATTAAAGGAAGTAAAAAACCAGCCTATTCTTGGGTTGCGCCTGGGCTGATCAATCCTGCCACCAATAAAGACTTCCGCGAGGAAGGAGGCAATTATGAGGTAGAAGATGTAGCCTTAGCAAAAAAAATGCTAGCAGAAGCTGGATATCCTGAGGGCAAAGGACTACCACCAATCACGCTTTTATTCAATACAGGTGAAATGCATAAATCAATTGCCGAAGCCATTCAAGAAATGTGGAAACAAAACCTAGGTATTTCCGTTACCTTAACAAATCAAGAATCTAAAGTTTTCTTAGAATCGCGACATCAAGGTGAATTCCAAATTGCTCGTGCCTCCTGGGTAGGAGATTATGCGGATCCCATGACCTTTATGGATGTATTTAAAGATCCTACTAATGATGCTAAATATAACAATCCCGTCTATAATCGTGTGATAGAACAAGCACAGTCGACTATGGATCAAAAGGTTCGTATGCAAGCTATGCATGATGGGGAGAAAATTCTTTTTGATGATGGAGTCATCCTTCCCATTTACTATACAACCCAGCCCTTTGTCACTAAACCTTACGTAAAAGGCTATTTCTGGTCAGTTCTCGGCCTCGCTGATTTTAAGACAGCTTTTATTGAAAAGTAA
- a CDS encoding serine hydrolase: MMEELRKKIEHVLARYTGRWGIVIQSHTTGESVEINPEMIFPSASMIKVPILYEVVRQTASGLISLDESLVVTDHFRTGGAGILKELRPNISMTVRELLTLMIILSDNTATNMLIDLVGMDSVNKTMKDLGLGQTVLRRRMMDFEAALAGKENDTSAADLAHLFSIIYGNSKLPTEYSELMLDILTRQQVQDKLPFYLPEETVIAHKTGTLSGVEHDGGILFLPGGPYIICILTADLTVNFQGLQLVASLGKEIYDYFHLPEDR, from the coding sequence ATGATGGAAGAATTACGTAAGAAAATAGAACATGTTTTAGCAAGATATACGGGGCGCTGGGGTATCGTTATTCAGAGCCACACTACTGGAGAAAGCGTTGAAATAAATCCAGAAATGATATTCCCTTCTGCAAGTATGATTAAGGTCCCTATTCTCTATGAAGTGGTGCGCCAAACTGCATCAGGCCTCATATCCCTAGATGAATCTCTTGTCGTAACGGATCATTTCCGTACAGGTGGTGCCGGTATTCTTAAGGAGTTGCGCCCAAATATTAGTATGACGGTTCGCGAACTTCTTACCTTAATGATTATCCTTAGTGACAATACGGCTACCAATATGCTGATTGACCTCGTTGGGATGGACTCAGTTAATAAAACTATGAAGGACCTTGGATTAGGGCAAACTGTACTTAGACGGCGCATGATGGATTTCGAGGCTGCCTTAGCAGGAAAAGAAAATGATACCTCAGCAGCTGATTTAGCCCATTTGTTCTCTATTATTTATGGCAATTCAAAACTACCTACTGAATATAGTGAATTAATGCTAGATATCCTAACTAGGCAGCAAGTCCAAGATAAGTTACCTTTTTATTTACCAGAAGAAACGGTAATCGCTCATAAAACGGGAACCTTATCTGGGGTAGAACATGATGGAGGGATCTTATTCCTGCCCGGTGGCCCCTATATTATTTGTATTTTGACGGCTGACCTTACCGTTAATTTCCAAGGACTTCAGTTGGTAGCTTCTCTTGGCAAAGAAATCTATGACTACTTTCACCTTCCAGAAGATAGGTAA
- a CDS encoding D-alanyl-D-alanine carboxypeptidase family protein yields MGRRVLSLVLLITFLWSGLVFGAAKQPDVEAEAAILMVADTKEILFDKNSKGIMYPASTTKIMTLITALEKGNPNSVVTVSPKAAACEESRLELNAGDKLTLNEAMTGMMLVSGNDAAEAIAENVGGSIPKFVYMMNQMADKIGVENTHFTNPHGLPDPINHYTTAYDLALITAYGMKIPSFEKIVSTPTYEVKFLNRDSIYATNTNKLLKTYPGMNGVKTGYTNDAGECLVASAKRGNVELIAVILNSDYRWRDATKLLDYGFAQLGL; encoded by the coding sequence GTGGGTCGAAGAGTTTTGTCATTAGTGCTCCTCATTACTTTCCTATGGAGCGGGCTTGTCTTTGGGGCTGCCAAGCAACCAGATGTGGAGGCTGAAGCTGCCATTTTAATGGTAGCGGATACAAAAGAAATTTTATTTGATAAAAATTCCAAAGGTATTATGTACCCGGCTAGTACGACTAAGATTATGACTCTGATTACTGCTCTAGAAAAAGGTAACCCAAATAGTGTCGTAACGGTTAGCCCCAAAGCTGCTGCCTGCGAAGAATCCAGGCTAGAGCTAAATGCAGGCGACAAATTGACACTAAATGAAGCAATGACAGGTATGATGCTGGTCTCAGGCAATGATGCCGCTGAGGCAATTGCTGAGAATGTAGGTGGTTCCATACCCAAATTTGTATACATGATGAATCAGATGGCAGATAAGATTGGTGTGGAAAATACGCATTTTACCAACCCTCATGGCTTGCCTGACCCAATTAATCACTATACGACAGCATATGATCTTGCATTGATTACTGCATATGGTATGAAAATACCAAGCTTTGAAAAAATCGTATCGACCCCTACATACGAAGTTAAATTTCTCAATCGAGATAGTATTTATGCGACGAATACAAACAAACTACTAAAAACCTATCCAGGGATGAATGGTGTTAAGACAGGTTACACCAACGATGCTGGTGAATGTTTAGTAGCAAGTGCTAAAAGGGGTAATGTAGAACTTATTGCTGTCATCCTTAACAGCGATTATCGCTGGCGTGATGCGACTAAATTATTGGATTACGGTTTTGCTCAGCTTGGCCTGTAA